A portion of the Pomacea canaliculata isolate SZHN2017 linkage group LG13, ASM307304v1, whole genome shotgun sequence genome contains these proteins:
- the LOC112554707 gene encoding uncharacterized protein LOC112554707 isoform X2 produces MHGADTEMKLVILLTLSYIMDEDDNNSVLANCDEMLFLLEGIGGASGSKLHIFQNWHLHELLQGVMNLAKNEDNKKLLVEMDALRYLKPVIKDGNDNEKLLAMKTTWQLAFAEENKTKIKEDGELMKLVHGAKNDWPADSEMSTCARGILFVLNIDSITKSSEDLTLLEFTQQTTSGDRQRPGHVMISYQHFSRDILKKVCRYLRQRQYRVWMDVDSIGGHSSTLEAMAKAVEDADAVLLCMSEHYKDSANCRLEAEYAFDKGKVMIPLLMQKGYKPDGWLGILKGSKLYIDFSGKYSFEEQIQKLLAELGGRGRDPGLEVVDGPVVCENSSILMAPSIPVKAKTSSSQRGVGQWSPSEVAQWLQSHRLQGCQHLQNLSGENLVCLQKLRREVPEFFFNFLKQDFELSSFDLLHFSDAVDQAAHVTVCCTSQGHKDVILS; encoded by the exons ATGCATGGAGCGGACACAG AAATGAAGCTGGTCATCCTTCTAACGCTGTCTTACATTATGGATGAAGATGACAACAACAGTGTGCTTGCTAATTGTGACGAGATGCTTTTCCTCTTGGAGGGAATAGGCGGGGCCTCAGGCTCTAAGCTCCACATCTTCCAGAACTGGCATCTGCACGAGCTGCTCCAGGGAGTCATGAATCTGGCTAAGAACGAGGACAACAAAAAGTTGCTAGTAGAAATGG ACGCCTTGCGGTACCTCAAGCCCGTCATCAAAGACGGAAACGACAATGAAAAGCTGTTGGCCATGAAAACGACCTGGCAGCTTGCATTTGCCGAAGAGAACAAAACCAAGATCAAG GAGGATGGCGAGCTGATGAAGCTTGTTCACGGCGCGAAGAACGATTGGCCTGCAGACTCCGAGATGTCCACATGTGCCCGCGGCATTTTGTTTGTACTCAACATTGACTCTATCACCAAGA GCTCGGAAGATTTGACATTGCTAGAGTTCACACAACAGACGACTTCAGGCGACAGGCAAAGACCTGGTCATGTCATGATAAGTTATCAGCACTTCAGCCGAGATATTCTCAAAAAG GTGTGCAGGTATTTGCGACAAAGACAGTACAGAGTGTGGATGGATGTCGACAGTATAGGGGGGCACAGCTCCACCCTGGAGGCAATGGCCAAGGCCGTGGAGGACGCCGATGCTGTACTGTTGTGTATGTCTGAGCACTACAAGGACAGCGCCAACTGCCGGCTCG AAGCAGAGTACGCGTTTGACAAGGGGAAGGTGATGATTCCTCTTCTAATGCAAAAGGGCTACAAGCCTGATGGATGGCTGGGAATTTTGAAGGGTTCCAAACTTTACATCGACTTCAGTGGCAAATATTCATTTGAGGAGCAGATACAAAAGTTACTCGCAGAGCTTGGAGGTCGTGGGCGGGACCCAGGACTGGAG GTCGTTGACGGTCCTGTGGTTTGTGAAAATTCAAGTATTCTCATGGCACCCTCGATTCCTGTGAAAGCAAAAACATCATCAAGCCAAAGAGGCGTAGGTCAATGGTCACCTTCTGAAGTGGCTCAATGGCTCCAATCTCATCGACTGCAAGG ATGTCAACATTTGCAGAACCTAAGCGGAGAAAACCTTGTGTGTTTACAGAAACTCAGAAGAGAG GTGCCAGAGTTCTTCTTCaattttctgaaacaagacTTTGAACTGAGCAGCTTCGACCTCTTGCACTTTAGTGATGCTGTGGATCAAGCTGCCCACGTGACTGTTTGCTGTACTTCACAGGGACACAAGGATGTAATCCTTTCATAA
- the LOC112554707 gene encoding uncharacterized protein LOC112554707 isoform X1, translating into MESSRKQKKEGNTTRFTLCILHNCAKNPHLRQHLRDLDTVRVLSRYMHGADTEMKLVILLTLSYIMDEDDNNSVLANCDEMLFLLEGIGGASGSKLHIFQNWHLHELLQGVMNLAKNEDNKKLLVEMDALRYLKPVIKDGNDNEKLLAMKTTWQLAFAEENKTKIKEDGELMKLVHGAKNDWPADSEMSTCARGILFVLNIDSITKSSEDLTLLEFTQQTTSGDRQRPGHVMISYQHFSRDILKKVCRYLRQRQYRVWMDVDSIGGHSSTLEAMAKAVEDADAVLLCMSEHYKDSANCRLEAEYAFDKGKVMIPLLMQKGYKPDGWLGILKGSKLYIDFSGKYSFEEQIQKLLAELGGRGRDPGLEVVDGPVVCENSSILMAPSIPVKAKTSSSQRGVGQWSPSEVAQWLQSHRLQGCQHLQNLSGENLVCLQKLRREVPEFFFNFLKQDFELSSFDLLHFSDAVDQAAHVTVCCTSQGHKDVILS; encoded by the exons ATGGAATCGAGtcggaaacagaagaaagag GGAAACACAACTCGCTTCACTTTGTGCATCTTGCACAACTGCGCCAAGAACCCTCACCTCCGCCAGCACCTGCGCGACCTGGACACCGTCAGAGTTCTGTCCCGTTATATGCATGGAGCGGACACAG AAATGAAGCTGGTCATCCTTCTAACGCTGTCTTACATTATGGATGAAGATGACAACAACAGTGTGCTTGCTAATTGTGACGAGATGCTTTTCCTCTTGGAGGGAATAGGCGGGGCCTCAGGCTCTAAGCTCCACATCTTCCAGAACTGGCATCTGCACGAGCTGCTCCAGGGAGTCATGAATCTGGCTAAGAACGAGGACAACAAAAAGTTGCTAGTAGAAATGG ACGCCTTGCGGTACCTCAAGCCCGTCATCAAAGACGGAAACGACAATGAAAAGCTGTTGGCCATGAAAACGACCTGGCAGCTTGCATTTGCCGAAGAGAACAAAACCAAGATCAAG GAGGATGGCGAGCTGATGAAGCTTGTTCACGGCGCGAAGAACGATTGGCCTGCAGACTCCGAGATGTCCACATGTGCCCGCGGCATTTTGTTTGTACTCAACATTGACTCTATCACCAAGA GCTCGGAAGATTTGACATTGCTAGAGTTCACACAACAGACGACTTCAGGCGACAGGCAAAGACCTGGTCATGTCATGATAAGTTATCAGCACTTCAGCCGAGATATTCTCAAAAAG GTGTGCAGGTATTTGCGACAAAGACAGTACAGAGTGTGGATGGATGTCGACAGTATAGGGGGGCACAGCTCCACCCTGGAGGCAATGGCCAAGGCCGTGGAGGACGCCGATGCTGTACTGTTGTGTATGTCTGAGCACTACAAGGACAGCGCCAACTGCCGGCTCG AAGCAGAGTACGCGTTTGACAAGGGGAAGGTGATGATTCCTCTTCTAATGCAAAAGGGCTACAAGCCTGATGGATGGCTGGGAATTTTGAAGGGTTCCAAACTTTACATCGACTTCAGTGGCAAATATTCATTTGAGGAGCAGATACAAAAGTTACTCGCAGAGCTTGGAGGTCGTGGGCGGGACCCAGGACTGGAG GTCGTTGACGGTCCTGTGGTTTGTGAAAATTCAAGTATTCTCATGGCACCCTCGATTCCTGTGAAAGCAAAAACATCATCAAGCCAAAGAGGCGTAGGTCAATGGTCACCTTCTGAAGTGGCTCAATGGCTCCAATCTCATCGACTGCAAGG ATGTCAACATTTGCAGAACCTAAGCGGAGAAAACCTTGTGTGTTTACAGAAACTCAGAAGAGAG GTGCCAGAGTTCTTCTTCaattttctgaaacaagacTTTGAACTGAGCAGCTTCGACCTCTTGCACTTTAGTGATGCTGTGGATCAAGCTGCCCACGTGACTGTTTGCTGTACTTCACAGGGACACAAGGATGTAATCCTTTCATAA